A genomic stretch from Bacillus carboniphilus includes:
- a CDS encoding IclR family transcriptional regulator, which translates to MIQSVDRALYILDILKNNPRGLGVTEIAGRLEVAKSTAHRLLASLEEHGYVQKVGKEANYRLGLKFIEMNQVVVENLNVVELARPYLEQLSSATGEIVHLVMLDGYEIVYIDKVDNSSTIRIYSQIGRRAQLHCTGVGKAILAYYDDTRINEFIKNNDFRSYTENTITDGQALLQELKYIRESGISYDKEEHEPGIQCVAAPIKDHQNNVQYAISVTGPLTRMTQEKLKECIPKLKETVNHISRQLGYRFS; encoded by the coding sequence TTGATTCAGTCTGTGGACCGTGCATTGTATATCTTGGACATATTAAAAAATAATCCAAGAGGACTTGGCGTTACTGAAATAGCGGGTCGTCTTGAAGTGGCAAAAAGCACAGCTCATAGATTACTAGCTTCATTAGAGGAACATGGCTATGTTCAAAAGGTTGGTAAAGAAGCGAATTATCGTCTTGGTTTAAAATTCATTGAGATGAATCAAGTCGTTGTAGAAAACCTAAATGTGGTAGAGCTAGCTCGTCCGTATTTGGAACAATTAAGCTCTGCGACAGGTGAAATTGTCCACCTTGTCATGTTGGATGGCTACGAGATTGTTTATATCGATAAAGTTGATAATTCTTCAACCATTCGGATTTATTCTCAAATTGGAAGAAGAGCACAACTACACTGTACAGGTGTTGGAAAAGCAATCTTAGCTTACTATGACGATACAAGAATCAATGAGTTTATTAAAAACAACGATTTTCGTTCTTATACAGAAAACACTATTACAGATGGACAAGCATTGTTGCAGGAACTGAAATACATTAGAGAATCTGGTATTTCTTACGATAAGGAAGAACATGAGCCAGGTATTCAATGTGTGGCTGCGCCGATAAAAGATCATCAAAACAATGTTCAATATGCCATAAGTGTTACAGGACCATTAACTCGAATGACGCAGGAAAAGCTTAAGGAATGTATTCCAAAGTTAAAGGAAACTGTAAATCATATATCTAGACAACTAGGATATCGATTTTCATAA
- a CDS encoding tripartite tricarboxylate transporter substrate binding protein: MKKFKLLSLLLALSLVLAACGGSKEEGKEKASGSDFPNKSIELIVPYAAGGGTDSLARSFADQTDIGESVAVVNREGGGGAVGMQNGANAKADGYTVSMVTVELLTLPHSGLAQFSYEDFQPIALLNEDPAAITVSADAPWNTIDEFIAAAKEENLKVGNSGTGAIWHLAASAFEQETGVTFNHVPFEGAAPAVTALLGGHIDAVAVSPAEVRTQVEAGELKVLAVMSDNRVEALPEVPTLKESGIDLSIGTWRGLAVPKDTPEDVVQKLEESFGKTAQADAFKDTLNKLGLGYRYEDGEGFKALLKEQDELFAELIPSLELN, encoded by the coding sequence ATGAAGAAATTTAAACTACTTAGTTTATTGTTAGCTTTATCATTAGTATTAGCTGCTTGCGGTGGCTCAAAAGAAGAGGGGAAAGAAAAGGCTTCAGGTTCTGATTTCCCAAATAAGTCAATTGAACTAATTGTTCCTTATGCTGCTGGTGGGGGTACAGATTCACTAGCTCGTTCATTCGCTGACCAAACAGATATTGGTGAATCAGTTGCAGTTGTTAACCGTGAAGGTGGCGGTGGTGCTGTAGGTATGCAAAACGGTGCCAATGCAAAAGCTGACGGTTACACAGTTTCAATGGTTACAGTTGAATTATTAACGTTACCACACAGTGGATTAGCACAATTCTCTTATGAAGACTTCCAACCAATTGCGTTATTAAACGAAGATCCTGCAGCGATTACAGTTTCTGCAGATGCACCATGGAATACAATTGACGAATTTATTGCAGCAGCAAAAGAAGAGAACTTAAAAGTAGGTAACTCTGGTACAGGTGCAATTTGGCACTTAGCGGCTTCTGCGTTTGAACAAGAAACAGGTGTAACTTTCAACCATGTTCCATTTGAAGGTGCTGCTCCAGCAGTAACAGCTCTACTAGGCGGACATATTGATGCAGTAGCAGTAAGTCCTGCAGAAGTACGTACACAAGTTGAAGCTGGTGAATTAAAAGTGCTAGCAGTAATGTCCGACAACCGTGTTGAAGCTCTTCCAGAAGTTCCAACATTAAAAGAAAGTGGAATCGACCTTTCTATCGGTACTTGGCGTGGTCTAGCTGTTCCAAAAGATACTCCTGAAGATGTTGTTCAAAAGCTAGAAGAATCATTTGGAAAAACAGCTCAAGCAGATGCATTCAAAGATACTCTAAACAAATTAGGTTTAGGATATCGTTATGAAGATGGAGAAGGGTTCAAAGCGCTTCTAAAAGAGCAAGACGAACTATTTGCAGAACTAATTCCTTCATTAGAATTAAACTAA
- a CDS encoding tripartite tricarboxylate transporter permease — translation MDYLLQGFGNVFAPEVILLIIAGVIVGIIIGALPGLTATMGVALFLPVTFGMDAVTGILLLIGVYFGSIYGGSIAAILLNTPGTPASAATALDGHPLTQSGKAGKALGISAIASAAGGIISVLLLIFISPQLAEVALNFSAPEMFGLALFGLSIISSISGGSVLKGLIAGVFGLVISTIGMDPMTSYPRFTFEQLSLLNGLNFIPVMIGLFAVSEALVTLEDELKGNGKMKKVVASYILPKWRELKTLWVTMIRSGFIGSFIGIIPGAGADIAAFVSYNEAKRFAKKEEKDTFGKGNPKGIAAAEAANNGVTGGAMVPLLTLGIPGDAVAAVLLGALVVQGIQPGPQLFTTSADLVYTLFAGMLVANILMLIFGLSGIRLFTKILKVPKNTLAVAILVLSVVGSYAISNNFFDVYTMLGAGIIGYFMKKFGFPASPIVLALILGPMAESEMRRALVMSEGSYSIFLTRPISLTFIILAILSLVVPIIMNQLKKKKAAN, via the coding sequence ATGGATTATCTCCTTCAAGGATTTGGAAATGTCTTTGCGCCGGAAGTTATTTTACTGATAATTGCTGGTGTTATTGTTGGAATTATTATCGGGGCATTACCAGGTCTTACTGCCACTATGGGTGTGGCCTTGTTTTTGCCGGTCACGTTTGGAATGGATGCGGTAACTGGTATTCTTTTGTTAATTGGTGTGTACTTTGGATCAATTTATGGAGGATCTATAGCGGCCATTTTATTAAATACACCTGGAACGCCAGCTTCTGCTGCAACTGCTTTAGATGGTCATCCGTTAACTCAGTCTGGTAAGGCTGGGAAAGCATTAGGGATATCAGCTATTGCGTCAGCGGCAGGAGGAATTATAAGTGTCTTACTGTTAATCTTTATTTCTCCTCAGCTAGCAGAGGTTGCCCTTAACTTTAGTGCACCAGAGATGTTTGGGTTAGCTTTATTTGGTTTAAGTATTATTTCAAGTATTTCTGGAGGATCTGTTTTAAAAGGCTTAATCGCTGGTGTGTTTGGTTTAGTTATATCCACTATTGGAATGGATCCTATGACGAGTTACCCAAGGTTTACTTTTGAACAGCTTTCCTTATTAAATGGTTTAAACTTCATCCCGGTAATGATTGGACTTTTTGCTGTTTCTGAAGCACTAGTAACATTAGAGGATGAATTAAAAGGAAACGGAAAGATGAAGAAAGTGGTAGCTAGTTATATCCTTCCAAAGTGGAGAGAGCTTAAGACATTATGGGTAACAATGATTCGCTCTGGCTTTATTGGATCTTTCATTGGAATCATCCCCGGTGCTGGTGCTGATATAGCTGCCTTTGTGTCTTATAACGAAGCAAAACGATTTGCTAAAAAAGAGGAAAAGGATACATTTGGTAAAGGGAATCCTAAAGGAATTGCTGCTGCAGAAGCTGCTAATAATGGTGTTACTGGTGGGGCAATGGTTCCATTGCTGACTCTTGGTATCCCCGGTGATGCGGTTGCAGCTGTGTTATTAGGAGCACTTGTTGTTCAAGGTATCCAACCAGGTCCACAGCTTTTCACTACAAGCGCAGATCTTGTCTATACATTATTTGCAGGTATGCTAGTCGCGAATATTTTAATGTTAATTTTCGGATTAAGCGGTATACGTTTGTTTACGAAAATACTAAAGGTACCAAAAAATACTTTAGCAGTGGCCATTTTAGTACTATCTGTTGTCGGATCCTACGCGATCAGTAATAATTTCTTTGATGTTTACACAATGCTAGGGGCGGGGATCATTGGATACTTTATGAAAAAATTCGGTTTCCCAGCATCACCAATTGTACTAGCACTTATTTTAGGACCAATGGCTGAAAGTGAAATGAGACGTGCTCTCGTCATGTCAGAAGGAAGCTATTCGATTTTCCTAACTCGTCCCATTTCATTAACGTTTATTATCCTTGCCATTCTTTCACTAGTAGTACCTATCATCATGAATCAACTAAAAAAGAAAAAAGCTGCTAACTAA
- a CDS encoding tripartite tricarboxylate transporter TctB family protein: MTLANRIIGTLLVILSAYVWFTANAFPESIGVGPGADFFPKLSAASLAILSIMLILKKEKSDESIFSVSGSSAWKFVIGFITMIVFVILVEIIGFTVAATLFGISWLWLMGIRKLVKLFLIPILVSLLITLVFEQLLNVPIPHGIIY; encoded by the coding sequence GTGACATTGGCAAACAGAATCATCGGAACATTGTTAGTTATCCTTTCTGCCTATGTTTGGTTTACTGCTAATGCTTTTCCAGAATCCATTGGTGTTGGTCCTGGAGCTGATTTCTTTCCAAAGCTTTCAGCGGCTTCACTGGCCATTCTATCTATCATGTTAATCCTTAAGAAAGAGAAATCAGATGAATCGATCTTCTCAGTTTCAGGTAGTAGTGCTTGGAAATTTGTTATTGGATTTATTACCATGATTGTATTTGTGATTTTAGTAGAAATCATCGGTTTTACGGTAGCTGCCACATTGTTCGGTATCAGCTGGCTGTGGTTAATGGGGATACGTAAACTTGTTAAGTTATTCTTAATTCCGATACTCGTTAGTCTTTTAATAACCTTAGTATTTGAACAACTACTTAATGTACCTATCCCACACGGAATCATATATTAA
- a CDS encoding bifunctional 4-hydroxy-2-oxoglutarate aldolase/2-dehydro-3-deoxy-phosphogluconate aldolase: MKQEMLTKILDAGIVAVVRRIDRDKVMDVISALVEGGVTGIEMTMDSDDVLGAISEAKAKFGDRAVIGAGTVLDGETARMAIQAGAEFIFAPTLNQDTIAIANRYGKIAIPGVFTPTEILQAYEWGADLVKVFPASVLGSKFIKDVRGPLGHIPMMPTGGIDLDNVAEYIKAGAVAAGVGGSLLNKNYIKNSEWDKLTALAAQYVEKVKEARNG, from the coding sequence ATGAAGCAAGAGATGCTTACGAAAATTTTAGATGCAGGTATAGTAGCCGTTGTTCGTCGAATTGATCGAGATAAGGTGATGGATGTTATTTCTGCCCTTGTCGAGGGAGGCGTTACCGGAATTGAAATGACAATGGACTCCGATGACGTTCTGGGTGCCATTTCAGAGGCAAAAGCAAAGTTTGGAGATCGTGCGGTAATTGGTGCAGGAACGGTGCTGGATGGTGAAACAGCAAGAATGGCTATTCAGGCAGGTGCAGAATTTATCTTTGCTCCGACGCTGAACCAAGATACCATAGCTATTGCAAACCGATACGGAAAAATCGCTATTCCAGGAGTATTTACTCCGACTGAAATTCTTCAGGCTTATGAATGGGGAGCAGACCTAGTGAAGGTTTTCCCAGCTAGCGTTTTAGGTAGCAAATTTATAAAGGACGTCCGTGGTCCTCTTGGTCATATTCCAATGATGCCTACTGGAGGCATTGATTTAGATAATGTGGCTGAATACATTAAAGCCGGTGCTGTGGCAGCTGGAGTAGGCGGATCGCTGCTAAACAAGAATTACATTAAAAACAGTGAGTGGGACAAGTTAACTGCATTAGCAGCACAGTATGTTGAAAAAGTGAAAGAAGCTAGAAACGGATAG
- a CDS encoding sugar kinase: MYPELVTIGETMVVLEAAEDGPLRYVPQFNKRHGGAESNVAIGVTRLGHSAGWISQVGDDELGKFLVSAIRGEGVDTSRVTYNEKFPTGLYIKERIREGSTQVYYYRKGSAASQLNQDSIDWEYIKNAKIIHLTGITPFLSESCMKVVEEIIDFVKKNNLFLSFDPNLRHKLMADYPNAKEMVLKFAKQADIFMPGIDEAEYLLGTKDYEEIADYFIKAGVSKICIKNGDKGTYYQSVDGEKGFLPSFKVDRVIDPVGAGDGFAAGVISGLLEAKSLEESVRLGAKIGAMVVTVKGDIEGLPERQALEQFTGEETDVLR; the protein is encoded by the coding sequence ATGTATCCAGAGCTAGTAACAATAGGAGAAACGATGGTCGTGTTAGAGGCAGCAGAAGATGGACCTCTTCGTTATGTTCCTCAATTCAATAAACGTCACGGAGGCGCAGAGTCTAATGTGGCAATTGGAGTAACTCGACTGGGCCATTCTGCCGGTTGGATTAGCCAAGTAGGGGACGATGAGCTTGGTAAATTTTTAGTATCTGCTATCCGAGGAGAAGGAGTAGATACTTCTAGAGTCACTTATAATGAGAAGTTTCCTACTGGACTTTATATAAAAGAGAGAATCAGAGAGGGTAGCACACAAGTCTACTACTATCGAAAAGGTTCTGCTGCAAGTCAGTTGAATCAGGATTCTATTGATTGGGAATATATCAAAAACGCCAAAATAATTCATCTTACAGGAATTACACCATTCTTAAGTGAAAGTTGTATGAAGGTTGTTGAAGAGATTATTGATTTTGTTAAAAAAAATAACCTTTTTCTTTCCTTTGACCCAAATTTAAGGCATAAGTTAATGGCTGATTATCCAAACGCAAAGGAAATGGTCCTTAAGTTTGCCAAACAAGCAGACATTTTTATGCCTGGTATCGATGAGGCAGAGTATCTTCTTGGAACAAAGGATTACGAAGAAATAGCCGATTATTTTATTAAAGCAGGAGTCTCAAAGATTTGCATTAAGAACGGGGATAAAGGAACTTATTATCAATCTGTAGATGGTGAAAAAGGTTTCTTACCAAGCTTCAAAGTAGATCGTGTCATTGATCCAGTAGGTGCTGGAGATGGATTTGCTGCTGGAGTAATCTCAGGACTTTTAGAAGCCAAATCTCTAGAAGAATCGGTTCGCCTGGGCGCTAAGATTGGTGCAATGGTTGTGACGGTTAAAGGAGATATAGAGGGATTACCTGAAAGGCAAGCGTTAGAACAATTTACTGGTGAAGAAACAGACGTACTTAGATAG